One region of Mus musculus strain C57BL/6J chromosome 3, GRCm38.p6 C57BL/6J genomic DNA includes:
- the Gm1527 gene encoding uncharacterized protein LOC385263 isoform X4, which translates to MTNFQNTCNGSNSRILTAFPALPGMFVQDLNSDAQGHFFLKPRQPAINQQQSAEESHSKIQRPVLTSCFHRGSVPHQDQVCTVPTANNGKLFGTELSCIYHEGKWPKLIVDILSVIRKQGPSTEGIFVIAPEETSCKALKEKLESGEELDLKKFSVHEVAWILKEFLGHIKGCVLTSTLYEQWLDVPNKVNNKDKLRAVKSLLDKLPLENAALLGNLFRILHTIASSSSINKMKPYNISTGIASSILWLPSYRKVINDIDQKISLITFMIENSPEIFGIDMVWYETSLFYPQEAKASCSQNATSNTGNIKETEPELSSCPSGRTHTPGHYARQISPAAPLVCESIIDAQKDEGNAYITQHEPSPPAVTQNRQESMNQVQHTTFYNRNLVMTKESVDPCISMFPSTSHSKKAEEIIRRNNFRFLFNHTYLVQVVSFTILILCCIIHFVINYNKWH; encoded by the exons ATGACCAACTTTCAAAACACCTGCAATGGATCAAACTCAAGAATTTTAACAGCTTTTCCTGCCTTACCTGGGATGTTTGTGCAAGACCTAAACTCAGATGCTCAGGGACATTTCTTCTTAAAGCCCAGACAGCCAGCTATAAACCAGCAGCAAA GTGCAGAGGAAAGTCATTCTAAGATACAAAGACCAGTTTTGACATCTTGCTTCCACAGGGGCTCTGTGCCCCACCAAGATCAAGTGTGTACTGTTCCTACAGCTAATAATGGAAAACTCTTCGGAACAGAACTGAGTTGCATCTATCATGAGGGAAAATGGCCCAAATTAATTGTG gaCATTCTGTCAGTCATAAGGAAGCAAGGCCCTTCAACAGAGGGCATATTCGTGATTGCTCCTGAAGAGACATCATGCAAAGCCCTAAAAGAGAAATTAGAATCAGGGGAAGAATTAGACCTGAAAAAATTCTCGGTGCACGAAGTTGCTTGGATACTCAAG GAATTCCTTGGACACATTAAAGGCTGTGTGCTGACCTCGACATTATATGAACAGTGGCTTGATGTCCCCAACAAGGTCAATAACAAAGACAAATTAAGAGCAGTAAAGAG TCTTTTAGATAAACTTCCTCTTGAAAATGCTGCTCTGCTGGGAAACCTTTTTAGGATACTCCATACAATTGCAAGCAGTTCTTCCATTAACAAAATGAAACCTTACAATATATCTACCGGAATAGCATCATCCATCTTATGGCTTCCTAGCTACCGCAAGGTGATAAATGATATTGACCAAAAG ATTTCTCTCATAACTTTTATGATCGAGAACTCTCCTGAAATTTTTGGAATTGACATGGTTTGGTATGAAACCTCACTTTTTTATCCACAAGAAGCAAAGGCCTCATGTTCCCAGAATGCTACATCTAACACTGGGAACATAAAGGAAACAGAACCTGAACTCAGCAGCTGCCCCAGTGGGAGGACACACACCCCTGGACATTATGCACGGCAGATaagtccagctgctcctcttGTGTGTGAGAGTATTATAG ATGCACAGAAAGATGAAGGCAATGCCTATATAACCCAACACGAACCTTCTCCTCCAGCAGTAACGCAAAATCGA CAGGAGTCAATGAACCAAGTTCAACATACAACTTTCTACAACAGAAACTTGGTTATGACTAAAGAAAGTGTCGACCCTTGTATTTCAATGTTCCCTTCTACCTCCCACTCAAAGAAGGCAGAAGAAATTATTAGAAGAAACAACTTCAGGTTTCTTTTTAACCATACTTATTTGGTACAAGTAGTTTCATTCACTATACTTATTTTATGTTGTATAATCCATTTtgtaattaattataataaatggCATTAA